A stretch of Oryza brachyantha chromosome 4, ObraRS2, whole genome shotgun sequence DNA encodes these proteins:
- the LOC102703302 gene encoding transcription factor bHLH78-like isoform X1 — translation MADEHFFLPAADYSSSTAAAAAYGMASSWALLAPDHSAAAHFDSAFSSLVSSPGAGFVGGPGGGGGDDVAIGDLIGRLGSICNGAASADNSCYSTPLSSPPPPPFRAYPAGLETGRLSRASSSKSLGAAAAAAAAALESSEAEMSPSKPAAAEAPARKRKSSAKGKASSSTMPAATAATTTNASPKRTKVITGSGDGDGDDAAAEEKPEPPKDYIHVRARRGQATDSHSLAERVRRERISERMKLLQSLVPGCNKITGKALMLDEIINYVQSLQRQVEFLSMKLATMNPQLDFDGHYLPSKDMSHMSLPAYPPNDLTTATAFSYIDAPTTGDPFTTYNCWDQLDLHTAMQMGATATDLNQDSPVATIAPSSSPLPHHPPPHHRFYGGGGGRQQQQGTTVNHMKAEP, via the exons ATGGCCGACGAGCACTtcttcctccccgccgccgactactcctcctccaccgccgccgccgccgcgtacgGGATGGCGTCGTCGTGGGCGCTGCTGGCGCCCGaccactccgccgccgcgcacttCGACTCCGCGTTCAGCTCGCTCGTCTCCTCGCCGGGCGCTGGGTTCGTGGgcgggccgggcggcggcggcggcgacgacgtggccATCGGCGACCTGATCGGCCGCCTCGGGAGCATCTGCAACGGGGCCGCCAGCGCCGACAACTCCTGCTACAGCACGCCGCTcagctccccgccgccgccgccgttccgCGCCTACCCCGCCGGCCTCGAGACCGGCAGGCTGTCCCGGGCCTCCAGCAGCAAGtccctcggcgccgccgccgccgcagcagcagcggcattGGAGAGCTCCGAGGCGGAGATGAGCCCATCcaagcccgccgccgccgaggccccCGCCCGGAAGCGCAAGTCCTCGGCGAAGGGCaaggcctcctcctccaccatgCCCGCG gccacggcggcgacgacgacgaacgcGAGCCCGAAGCGAACCAAGGTCAtcaccggcagcggcgacggcgacggcgacgacgcggcggcggaggagaagcCGGAGCCGCCCAAAGACTACATCCATGTGCGGGCGAGGAGAGGACAAGCCACCGATAGCCACAGCCTCGCCGAGAgg GTGAGGCGGGAGAGGATAAGCGAGAGGATGAAGCTGCTGCAGTCGCTCGTGCCAGGCTGCAACAAG ATCACTGGCAAGGCTCTAATGCTCGACGAGATCATCAACTATGTTCAGTCGCTGCAGCGTCAGGTCGAG TTTCTGTCCATGAAGCTGGCAACCATGAATCCTCAGCTGGACTTCGACGGTCACTACCTTCCTTCCAAGGAT ATGAGCCATATGTCACTGCCCGCATACCCACCCAACGACCTGACCACCGCCACGGCGTTCTCCTACATTGATGCACCTACTACGGGCGATCCATTTACCACCTACAACTGTTGGGATCAGCTCGACCTCCACACCGCGATGCAAATGGGAGCCACCGCCACCGACCTCAACCAAGACAGCCCAGTTGCAACAATTGCACCCTCGTCTTCACCATTGCCGCACCATCCTCCCCCTCATCATAGATTCTACG gaggaggaggagggaggcagcagcagcaggggacGACAGTAAACCACATGAAGGCCGAGCCATAA
- the LOC102703302 gene encoding transcription factor bHLH62-like isoform X2, protein MADEHFFLPAADYSSSTAAAAAYGMASSWALLAPDHSAAAHFDSAFSSLVSSPGAGFVGGPGGGGGDDVAIGDLIGRLGSICNGAASADNSCYSTPLSSPPPPPFRAYPAGLETGRLSRASSSKSLGAAAAAAAAALESSEAEMSPSKPAAAEAPARKRKSSAKGKASSSTMPAATAATTTNASPKRTKVITGSGDGDGDDAAAEEKPEPPKDYIHVRARRGQATDSHSLAERVRRERISERMKLLQSLVPGCNKITGKALMLDEIINYVQSLQRQVEFLSMKLATMNPQLDFDGHYLPSKDEEEEGGSSSRGRQ, encoded by the exons ATGGCCGACGAGCACTtcttcctccccgccgccgactactcctcctccaccgccgccgccgccgcgtacgGGATGGCGTCGTCGTGGGCGCTGCTGGCGCCCGaccactccgccgccgcgcacttCGACTCCGCGTTCAGCTCGCTCGTCTCCTCGCCGGGCGCTGGGTTCGTGGgcgggccgggcggcggcggcggcgacgacgtggccATCGGCGACCTGATCGGCCGCCTCGGGAGCATCTGCAACGGGGCCGCCAGCGCCGACAACTCCTGCTACAGCACGCCGCTcagctccccgccgccgccgccgttccgCGCCTACCCCGCCGGCCTCGAGACCGGCAGGCTGTCCCGGGCCTCCAGCAGCAAGtccctcggcgccgccgccgccgcagcagcagcggcattGGAGAGCTCCGAGGCGGAGATGAGCCCATCcaagcccgccgccgccgaggccccCGCCCGGAAGCGCAAGTCCTCGGCGAAGGGCaaggcctcctcctccaccatgCCCGCG gccacggcggcgacgacgacgaacgcGAGCCCGAAGCGAACCAAGGTCAtcaccggcagcggcgacggcgacggcgacgacgcggcggcggaggagaagcCGGAGCCGCCCAAAGACTACATCCATGTGCGGGCGAGGAGAGGACAAGCCACCGATAGCCACAGCCTCGCCGAGAgg GTGAGGCGGGAGAGGATAAGCGAGAGGATGAAGCTGCTGCAGTCGCTCGTGCCAGGCTGCAACAAG ATCACTGGCAAGGCTCTAATGCTCGACGAGATCATCAACTATGTTCAGTCGCTGCAGCGTCAGGTCGAG TTTCTGTCCATGAAGCTGGCAACCATGAATCCTCAGCTGGACTTCGACGGTCACTACCTTCCTTCCAAGGAT gaggaggaggagggaggcagcagcagcaggggacGACAGTAA